The Wolbachia endosymbiont of Drosophila innubila region ACTTAGAAAATAGCGTCAAAGATAAGGAGTGGTTAAAGAAAGTATGTGACCCTTTATAAGCAAAGGAGCATTTTTTATTATTTAAAAAGTATTAATGCAATTGTGATGAGTATTATATATTGTTTTTAATTTAAAAACAATATATAATAAAGAACCGGTATTTTCAAGTAGGTGTAATTATGACAAGTAAAGTGCAAGAAGATGAATTTATGAAGCAGTATATGGATACTTGCAAAGAGCAAATAGAAAAATTAGCCAAGGATCCTGAATTGCTTAATCAGACTTTAAAACCATTTATGCAAATGTCTCAGCAGCTTATGGCTGGCGGTATGTTAGAAGGTGATATGCCTAACATGATACCTGATTTGGACAGCATGGATGCTAACAAGATGATTGCTCAGATGAAGGAAATGATTGACTACATAAGAGGTAACTATAAGGAACTAATGAAAGAGCGCAGCTCGCAAATTCAAGAGCTTGATGAATCCAGTAAGAAGCTAAGAGGTTTAGTTAAAAAATTGATAGAAAAGATCGAAAGTAAGTAAATAACATCTGGATTTCTGTCATTCTATATACAACTTTCTAGTTGGACGGTAAGTCGAGGTCAATTGTTGATGTCATGCAAGTAGTGTAGCTACTTGCATAGCATTTATACCAATTTTCGTAAATAAATAAGGTACGTTGCTTAAGGCTGCAGTTATAGTGAGGTATTTTTTCTAGTTTGTTTTCTTATTTCTGAGGTTTATAGCTAAGGTTTTCCCTACGTCATACCGCGATTCATTCGCGGTATCTCAGCCGCTAACGAGTAGCGGAATGACGGTTTTTCAAATCGTCGATGAACCTAAGTCACTTTATCTGTAGTATCGGGAACGTAATTGCACATTGGTTTTACAAATTTGAAAATTAGTGTTAAATAAAAATATAAACGCAAAAGGAAAAGAAATGATTGAACTTAAAGGCCCAGAAATTTGTGCAGGCGGAAATAAGAAAAATTTGATTATTTTTTTACATGGTTGGGGCTCAAGTGGCGATAATTTCATTCACCTTGCTAAAGTTATGAGCAAGTTTTTACTGGGTTCATATTTTACAGTACCCAATGCTCCGTTTGAAAGAGAAATAGGTGATGGTTATCAGTGGTTCAGCTTGGAAGATCGTAGTGAGGAAGCGCTATATAATGGAGTAAAAAATGCTACATCAATTGTAAATCATTTCATTGATACAAAATTAAAGGAGCTTAATTTAAAAGATACGCAACTTTCTTTAGTTGGATTTTCTCAAGGAGCAATGCTTGCAATACATACAGCTCTCACCCGCTCTCAATCCTGTGCATCAGTTGTTGCATACTCTGGTAGGTTTCTTTCACCTTCAAAAACTGCACCAGAGATCAAATCAAAACCTAACATATGTGTTATCCATGGTGATGCTGACGACGTGGTACCTTTTTCGTCCCTCGACTTAGCGGTTAAAGCTCTGAAAGAAAATGGAGTAAATGTTGAAGGACACCCAATTCATGCATTAGGGCATATTATTAATGAAGAGGGAATAAAATTAGGAGTAGAATTTATCAAGAAGAATTTTAAAAATTAATTTTCATGCACTTGTTTTGCTTTGGTTATGGATATGTAGCTAAATTTTTATCGAAAAAATTACTGAACTTAGGTTGGAAAGTCAGTGGCACATCAAGAAGTAAAAATATACAAGATGTAATCCTCTTTAATTATGAGAAAGTTAGTCAAGATCTGCTTAAAAGCGCAACGCACGTTTTAATTTCTATTCCTCCAGATGGCGATGATGTTGTGGAGAGATACGGTGATTGCCTGCAAAATGTAAAATGGTTCGGTTATTTGTCTGCAACTAGCGTCTATGGTGATCACTCTGGTAATTGGGTGAATGAGGAATCTGAAACAAAACCTATAGAAATCAGAGGAGAAAAGCGCCTTAGATCTGAAAAGAGGTGGCTGAATAGCAGATTGCCTGTACATATTTTTCGTTTAGCTGGAATATACGGTCCTGGTAGGAACGTGTTAATTGACTTGCAGCTTGGCAAAGCAAGGAATGTGAAAAAAGAAGGGCATTTTTTTTCTCGTATTCACGTTGAAGATATATCAAATATTTTATTTTCTTCCATGCAAAACATAAAACCTGGTGAAATATACAATTGTGCAGACGATTTACCCACTACACAATCTGAAGTGGTAATATATGCGACCAAACTTCTCAATGTTAGCCCTCCAGAACCAATTGAGTTACCAGATTATGCACAGAGTTTTTATTTAGGATCAAAGAGAGTAAGTAATGTTAAAATTAAAAAAGATCTTAATGTCTCTCTAATTTATCCTAACTACAAGGTGGGATTAGAGAGTTTGCACGTAAACAAAACTGAAATCACATCAGAATGATAGATAGGCTTATTGTCACTGCCATTAAGTTAAGGAAAGAATGGTTAAAAACTGAACTAAAAAGTCAGAAATAATTAAGGATTTATGACAAATGCTGAAACAGAATAGAGTAAACTTTAAAGCAGATAAACTCTGAAGTGTAAATTACTTAAGAAATAGTGA contains the following coding sequences:
- a CDS encoding alpha/beta hydrolase, whose product is MIELKGPEICAGGNKKNLIIFLHGWGSSGDNFIHLAKVMSKFLLGSYFTVPNAPFEREIGDGYQWFSLEDRSEEALYNGVKNATSIVNHFIDTKLKELNLKDTQLSLVGFSQGAMLAIHTALTRSQSCASVVAYSGRFLSPSKTAPEIKSKPNICVIHGDADDVVPFSSLDLAVKALKENGVNVEGHPIHALGHIINEEGIKLGVEFIKKNFKN
- a CDS encoding SDR family oxidoreductase encodes the protein MHLFCFGYGYVAKFLSKKLLNLGWKVSGTSRSKNIQDVILFNYEKVSQDLLKSATHVLISIPPDGDDVVERYGDCLQNVKWFGYLSATSVYGDHSGNWVNEESETKPIEIRGEKRLRSEKRWLNSRLPVHIFRLAGIYGPGRNVLIDLQLGKARNVKKEGHFFSRIHVEDISNILFSSMQNIKPGEIYNCADDLPTTQSEVVIYATKLLNVSPPEPIELPDYAQSFYLGSKRVSNVKIKKDLNVSLIYPNYKVGLESLHVNKTEITSE